A DNA window from Caulobacter mirabilis contains the following coding sequences:
- a CDS encoding AtpZ/AtpI family protein — protein MPQAEDPREEALRRLDERAKALKAKTEPAASSITGATATSQAYRILAELLGGVLLGIGAGAVVDWLFHTNPWGVIGGVLLGFALSLYMARRTANRLMAQAKAEEAARQAQASKAGED, from the coding sequence ATGCCACAGGCTGAAGACCCGCGCGAAGAGGCGCTCCGCCGCCTCGACGAACGGGCCAAGGCGCTCAAGGCGAAGACGGAGCCCGCCGCGTCGTCCATCACGGGCGCGACGGCGACCAGCCAAGCCTACCGCATTCTCGCGGAGCTGCTGGGCGGGGTCTTGCTCGGGATCGGCGCTGGGGCGGTGGTGGACTGGTTGTTCCACACCAATCCGTGGGGCGTGATAGGCGGAGTCCTTCTGGGCTTCGCCCTGTCGTTGTACATGGCGCGTCGTACGGCCAACCGGCTGATGGCGCAGGCGAAGGCGGAAGAGGCCGCGCGGCAAGCGCAGGCTTCGAAAGCCGGGGAAGACTAA
- a CDS encoding F0F1 ATP synthase subunit A: MASPLEQFEIHKLVDFPDITLPLIGKVDLAITNSHVAMTIVFVAIVAFLAAVTSKAKVVPGRLQTIGEGVFGLIDNMTDSMLGHEGRKYFPFVFTIFTLILGMNLLGMMLTFTATSQLAITVTFALITFGLVMVIGVAKNGFGFLKLFWPSGAPLVMRPFVGLIELISFFLRPLTLSLRLFGNMMGGHVALKVFAGFVAAAAIGSLGAIIGPPVGIVSMAMVIALTALEFLVAFLQAFVFAILTCIYLNDVVNLDHAH, encoded by the coding sequence ATGGCCAGCCCGTTGGAACAGTTCGAGATCCACAAGCTCGTCGATTTCCCCGACATCACCCTTCCGCTTATCGGCAAGGTCGATCTCGCGATCACCAATTCGCACGTCGCGATGACCATCGTCTTCGTCGCGATCGTCGCCTTCCTGGCGGCCGTGACCTCGAAGGCCAAGGTCGTCCCGGGCCGACTGCAGACGATCGGCGAAGGCGTCTTCGGCCTGATCGACAACATGACCGACTCGATGCTCGGTCATGAAGGCCGCAAGTACTTCCCGTTCGTGTTCACGATCTTCACGCTGATCCTCGGCATGAACCTGCTGGGCATGATGCTGACGTTCACCGCCACCTCCCAGCTGGCGATCACCGTGACCTTCGCGCTGATCACGTTCGGGCTGGTGATGGTCATCGGCGTCGCGAAGAACGGCTTCGGCTTCCTCAAGCTCTTCTGGCCCTCGGGCGCGCCGCTGGTGATGCGTCCGTTCGTCGGCCTGATCGAACTGATCTCCTTCTTCCTGCGCCCGCTGACCCTGTCGCTTCGTCTGTTCGGCAACATGATGGGCGGCCACGTCGCTCTGAAGGTGTTCGCCGGCTTCGTCGCGGCGGCCGCGATCGGCAGCCTCGGCGCGATCATCGGGCCGCCGGTCGGCATCGTCTCGATGGCCATGGTCATCGCCCTGACCGCGCTGGAATTCCTGGTGGCCTTCCTTCAGGCCTTCGTCTTCGCCATCCTGACCTGCATCTACCTCAACGATGTGGTCAATCTGGACCACGCCCACTAA
- a CDS encoding F0F1 ATP synthase subunit C: MDAAAAKYIGAGLATLGMIGAGIGVGTIFGNFLSGALRNPSAAASQIGNLFVGAALAEALGILAFVLGFLIFSAQV, translated from the coding sequence ATGGACGCTGCAGCCGCCAAGTACATCGGTGCGGGCCTCGCCACCCTGGGCATGATCGGCGCCGGCATCGGCGTGGGCACCATCTTCGGCAACTTCCTGTCGGGCGCCCTGCGCAACCCGTCGGCCGCCGCTTCGCAAATCGGCAACCTGTTCGTCGGCGCCGCGCTGGCCGAAGCCCTGGGCATCCTGGCCTTCGTGCTCGGCTTCCTGATCTTCTCGGCCCAGGTCTAA
- a CDS encoding F0F1 ATP synthase subunit B: MPAFFEAHFWDLSNPEFWVGVGLLLFFGVVWWKARKMIAGMIDGKAVEIQANLDEATRLRAEAEAMLADIRAQREDAERQAAEMLKAAEADAARLAEEAKAKLEEQIVRRAALAERKIASAEAQAAAEVKAAAAELASQLAEQVLAARTAVAKTDASVDEAIKGLAARLQ, translated from the coding sequence ATGCCCGCTTTCTTCGAAGCGCATTTCTGGGACCTGTCCAACCCGGAATTCTGGGTCGGCGTCGGCCTGCTGCTGTTCTTCGGCGTCGTCTGGTGGAAAGCCCGCAAGATGATCGCCGGCATGATCGACGGCAAGGCGGTCGAGATCCAGGCCAACCTGGATGAAGCCACGCGCCTGCGGGCCGAGGCCGAAGCCATGCTCGCCGACATCCGCGCCCAGCGCGAGGATGCCGAGCGTCAGGCCGCCGAGATGCTCAAGGCCGCTGAAGCCGACGCCGCCCGCCTGGCGGAAGAAGCCAAGGCCAAGCTCGAGGAGCAGATTGTGCGCCGCGCCGCCCTGGCCGAACGCAAGATCGCCTCGGCCGAGGCCCAGGCCGCCGCCGAGGTGAAGGCCGCCGCCGCCGAGCTGGCCTCGCAGCTGGCTGAGCAGGTCCTGGCCGCCCGCACCGCGGTCGCCAAGACCGACGCCTCGGTCGACGAAGCGATCAAGGGCCTGGCCGCCCGCCTCCAGTAG
- a CDS encoding PGPGW domain-containing protein, whose translation MSLVLTMPRAFTSADEAARVLLARLTRWAFMALGVVIVLAGIAIAPLPGPGGIPVIVVGLMIIMRNSFWAKRQFVRFQKAHPKTLFPIRRLLRREPEVLPVFWQSILRMERVVLSKERRFARNLRRRFRKARA comes from the coding sequence ATGTCTCTCGTCCTGACGATGCCTCGCGCCTTTACGTCCGCCGATGAAGCAGCCCGCGTCCTGCTGGCTCGCCTCACGCGTTGGGCGTTCATGGCCCTCGGCGTGGTGATCGTCCTGGCGGGGATCGCCATCGCTCCCCTGCCCGGCCCGGGCGGGATCCCGGTCATCGTCGTGGGGCTGATGATCATCATGCGCAACAGCTTCTGGGCCAAGCGGCAGTTCGTCCGCTTCCAGAAGGCGCACCCCAAGACCCTGTTCCCGATCCGCCGCCTGCTGCGGCGCGAGCCGGAGGTCCTGCCGGTGTTCTGGCAGAGCATCCTGCGGATGGAGCGGGTGGTGCTGAGCAAGGAGCGCCGCTTCGCCAGGAACCTGCGCCGCCGCTTCCGGAAGGCGCGGGCCTAG
- a CDS encoding Hint domain-containing protein produces MSLAYGTLVAAPGGARRIEDIRHGDKVFASDGEDGWRPSTVAFSDGTPGGGGEWTMVRVVLADGDVVATMDHPFLMADGAIRRAERLASGDRLRAADGSQAVVYMVSLDRFRGGAHAVATDAPWKPGSLAGRLLQTGGVVTGDFILEQMSNSLQGSVLETEPEA; encoded by the coding sequence ATGTCGTTGGCCTACGGAACCCTGGTCGCTGCGCCGGGCGGTGCGCGGCGGATCGAGGATATCAGGCATGGGGACAAGGTCTTCGCCTCCGACGGCGAGGACGGCTGGCGACCATCGACGGTGGCGTTCAGCGACGGGACGCCCGGCGGAGGCGGCGAGTGGACGATGGTCCGCGTGGTCCTGGCGGACGGCGACGTCGTCGCCACGATGGACCACCCGTTCCTGATGGCCGACGGCGCGATCCGAAGGGCGGAACGGCTCGCCTCGGGCGACAGGCTGCGCGCCGCCGACGGTTCGCAGGCAGTTGTCTACATGGTCTCGCTCGACCGGTTCCGGGGCGGCGCCCACGCCGTCGCGACCGATGCGCCGTGGAAGCCGGGCTCGCTGGCGGGACGCCTCCTGCAGACAGGAGGCGTCGTCACCGGCGACTTCATCCTCGAACAGATGTCGAATTCGCTCCAGGGCTCGGTCCTGGAGACCGAACCGGAGGCCTAG
- the gcvPB gene encoding aminomethyl-transferring glycine dehydrogenase subunit GcvPB, protein MNTVGRPTRPEAAPANDYIHPTLTGGRGLLQDEALIFELGGWDKTGVDLPTAERPADDLDGLLRAEPIGLPGLSEPEAVRHYVRLSQKNHAIDLALYPLGSCTMKHNPRLNEKMARLPGFADIHPLQPQSTVQGALELMDRLAHWLKTLTGMPAVAMTPKAGAHGELCGLLAIKAAHEANGQGHRKTVLCPTSAHGTNPATAAFVGYSVVEIAQTDDGRVDLADLEAKLGPDVAAIMVTNPNTCGLFERDILDISRLTHAAGAYFYCDGANFNAIVGRVRPGDLGVDAMHINLHKTFSTPHGGGGPGAGPVVLSAALAPFAPAPWVVHHADGFKLVEQEVEEASAAFGRLSAFHGQMGMYVRAYAYMRSHGADGLRQVAEDAVLNANYIKARLSDLMSPAFPEGPCMHEALFDDSWLEGTGVTTLDFAKAMIDEGFHPMTMYFPLVVHGAMLIEPTETESKQELDRFIHTLRLLAEAALAAKDGNGEGQQRFKGAPFHAPLRRLDETLAARKPKLRWKPEA, encoded by the coding sequence ATGAACACCGTCGGCCGTCCGACCCGTCCGGAAGCGGCGCCCGCCAACGACTACATCCACCCGACCCTGACCGGCGGCCGCGGCCTGCTGCAGGACGAGGCCCTGATCTTCGAACTGGGCGGCTGGGACAAGACCGGCGTCGACCTGCCGACGGCCGAGCGTCCGGCGGACGACCTCGACGGCCTGCTGCGCGCCGAGCCGATCGGCCTGCCGGGCCTCAGCGAGCCGGAAGCCGTGCGCCACTACGTGCGCCTCTCCCAGAAGAACCACGCCATCGACCTGGCCCTGTATCCGCTGGGCTCGTGCACGATGAAGCACAACCCGCGCCTGAACGAGAAGATGGCGCGGCTGCCGGGCTTCGCCGACATCCACCCGCTGCAGCCGCAATCGACGGTGCAGGGCGCGCTGGAGCTGATGGACCGCCTGGCCCACTGGCTTAAGACCCTGACCGGCATGCCCGCGGTCGCCATGACGCCGAAGGCCGGCGCCCACGGCGAGCTGTGCGGCCTGCTGGCCATCAAGGCCGCCCACGAGGCCAACGGCCAGGGCCACCGTAAGACGGTGCTGTGCCCGACCAGCGCCCACGGCACCAACCCGGCCACGGCGGCCTTCGTCGGCTATAGCGTCGTCGAGATCGCCCAGACCGACGACGGCCGCGTCGACCTGGCCGACCTGGAAGCCAAGCTGGGTCCGGACGTGGCGGCCATCATGGTCACCAACCCCAACACCTGCGGTCTGTTCGAGCGCGACATCCTGGACATCTCGCGCCTGACCCACGCGGCCGGAGCCTACTTCTACTGCGACGGCGCCAACTTCAACGCCATCGTCGGCCGGGTCCGCCCGGGCGACCTGGGCGTCGACGCCATGCACATCAACCTGCACAAGACCTTCTCCACCCCGCACGGCGGCGGCGGTCCGGGCGCGGGTCCGGTGGTGCTCAGCGCCGCCCTGGCGCCCTTCGCGCCGGCGCCGTGGGTCGTGCACCACGCCGACGGCTTCAAGCTGGTCGAGCAGGAGGTCGAGGAAGCCTCGGCCGCCTTCGGCCGTCTGAGCGCCTTCCACGGCCAGATGGGCATGTACGTGCGGGCCTACGCCTATATGCGCAGCCACGGCGCCGACGGCCTGCGCCAGGTCGCCGAGGACGCTGTCCTCAACGCCAACTACATCAAGGCCCGCCTGAGCGACCTGATGAGCCCGGCCTTCCCGGAAGGGCCCTGCATGCACGAGGCCCTGTTCGACGACAGCTGGCTGGAAGGCACCGGCGTGACCACGCTCGACTTCGCCAAGGCGATGATCGACGAGGGCTTCCACCCGATGACCATGTACTTCCCGCTGGTCGTCCACGGCGCGATGCTGATCGAGCCGACCGAGACCGAAAGCAAGCAGGAGCTGGACCGCTTCATCCACACCCTGCGCCTGCTGGCCGAGGCCGCCCTGGCGGCCAAGGACGGCAACGGCGAAGGCCAGCAGCGGTTCAAGGGCGCGCCCTTCCACGCCCCGCTGCGCCGCCTGGACGAGACCCTGGCGGCCCGTAAGCCCAAGCTGCGCTGGAAGCCGGAGGCCTAG